From the genome of Phlebotomus papatasi isolate M1 chromosome 2, Ppap_2.1, whole genome shotgun sequence:
AGCGTCCTGCTGGAGAAACTTGGCACCAAGACACCTGATGTTATCCTCGATGGAAAAGGCTCCATTGTGATTAGTTCAGAAGAAGGAGATGAAGATCTCAATGATGAGAAATTACTGCAGGAAATGGGTATTGTTGATGGTTGCATATTGAAGGTGGATGATTTCCAGGATAACAATCAGATTACTCTGGTGATTGTAAATGACGAGAAACAGGATGGAAAATCTTTTGAAGTGACTATTGATGCTGAGGTGGAAAAGAAAGCACCATCTGGCGAAGAGATCTCACGGGAGGAAGAGCAGGAGGAGCCCGTGGCCAAAAAGGCTCGTATTGATAAATCAGAAGAGCCCAATAAGAAGGAAAACAACGTCCCAGGTAGCAGCAAGCAAACTGTGGAAGATTCTGATGATGATTTGGAAATTGTGGAGTCAGAAGATGAAATTCCGGCTCCAGCAACGACATCAGGTGTTAAGAGGAAGCAAGCCCCGGAAGAGGAAGAGCCagttgaaaagagaaaaaaggtgGTTGAACCTACGACAACTGTTGAAGATGATGAAGATGTGATTCTTGTGGAGTAGAAGCAATCCCTGGACCACCAAGttcttaatattatatttatccaaaaaaccttcaattaatttaaaatgtctcAATAAAGGGaatataatgaaaatttcaataaaattcgtgaaattcaaATTCTTTTGAAACTTGAAACCTTAAATGGCTTAAATGGGTTAAAAAGTGAACCAAAACAAAAACATGGAGAAAGCAGGGAAGGAATCAAAGAAGCGATttgactttaaattaatcaaattagTGAAAGAATATCCGGCTCTTTACAATAAATATCACGAGGACTTCCACAATAAACTGAAGAAGGATTGGTTGTGGCAATCAATTGGTCAAAAATGCGGAAAGTCAGGTAAAAATGTCCAGGTTAGGTTATGTTCAAAGGAGTTTTTCTAAATTTGAAGTCACATCCTTTAAGGTGAACGCTGCAGGGCACGTTTCCAGAATCTAAGAAGCGACTTTGTGAAGAGATACAGAAAAAGACAGTCGTCTTCAAATGCTGATAATAATACAGGGTCCACCAAATGGCTTTTTTACAATGACCTCCTCTTTCTCGCAGATCATCTCTGGCCAATGAAGAAGTATTTCCAACTACGACTTATTTActatataaatttgtttttcactAACTGTCTTCTTATAGATTGCGATCAAGTGGAGAGATTAAGAAGAATGACACTGCCAATATGCCCATGAAAGATGAACCAGAGGATGTGAATCCAGATGGTGAAAACTTCAGTGAATTAAATGGGAATTGTGATACCCAAGAAGATCCTATACGAATGTCTCCTGTTCAACTGGACTTTGAAGAGTCACTAGATGCAAATGAGACTAGCAGAATACTGATGGTAGAAAATCCAGGAGGAACTGAATCTTCTGGAGTTGATAAAGTACTTCAGTCTATGAGCCAACTCATAGACACCCTCCAAAAAACCGTACAATGCAAGGAAGTGTCTCCCCATAAACCATTCCTGGACCTGATTGAGAAGCAACTTTTGAATGTTCCTCCGGACaaattatttgattttcaattagaaattttgggc
Proteins encoded in this window:
- the LOC129801716 gene encoding uncharacterized protein LOC129801716, translated to MEKAGKESKKRFDFKLIKLVKEYPALYNKYHEDFHNKLKKDWLWQSIGQKCGKSGERCRARFQNLRSDFVKRYRKRQSSSNADNNTGSTKWLFYNDLLFLADHLWPMKKLRSSGEIKKNDTANMPMKDEPEDVNPDGENFSELNGNCDTQEDPIRMSPVQLDFEESLDANETSRILMVENPGGTESSGVDKVLQSMSQLIDTLQKTVQCKEVSPHKPFLDLIEKQLLNVPPDKLFDFQLEILGHINKMIKEYRKK